ACACAGGGTGTTGAGCAACATACAGCCCCCTGCAATCAAAAAAAATCGTGCATCCCATTGTTTATTTGTGTGGTGAATGTATTTCATTGTCTTCCTCATCTGTGCGCCGATAAACCGTGAGCGGGTGAACTCATACACTGCACGTAAACAGAGATTAAGTCGTTCGAATGGGCCTGTTCGAACTTTTTCTTTCACTATTTTTCATTTAGTTAAGTCAGTTTATCCATCGCCTTTTATCCCTATGGCTTATTCTACTGTGCTTTTTAGGACGCAATACGATGACCCTTATTGCCACAACATATGTGCGACATGGGTTACCAAAAAGTGCCCTGGTACGCATTTTGTGCCTTCTTGCAAGGCCGGTTACTAATAATTACCATGGTTACCAGATGAGACTTACAACCAATTTTTGCAACTGAGGAGCACCCCATGTTGAAAACCCTAAGCGCCACCCTACTTTTACTGGTAAGCACCCTGACCTTTGCCGCAGGTAAAGACGCACCGACGATCAATTTCAGCGAGTTACAAAAGTCAAACTGGAGCGAGCAGGAGCTAAAAAACGCACGCCTGGTCACCGACTTTGTGCAAAACCTTATGAACAACCACAATTTTGATTATGTACTGGCGCACTACAACGACAGTGCGTATGTGCAGCACAACCGCAACTTACCGGATAAAATCCCCGGTCTGGTCGGCTTTTTACAAGAGTTTGTTGCAGACTATCCGGACTACAGCTACGACGTAAAACACATTTACGCCGACGGCGACTTCGTGATTTTTCACTCTCACGCCACGCTGGATAAAGATCACCGCGGCAATGACCAAAAAGGCATGAACATCATCGACACCTGGCGCATCGAAGACGGCCGCATTGTAGAACACTGGGACTCAATCCAGGCCCTGGACCTGTCGATGCGCCTGTACTCACTTTTCAGCGGTGGCGATATTCAAAATGATAATGGCGTGTTTTGATGGGGTGAGTGTGGAGTGAGCACAGTTGTCTTATGTCAGCTTTAACATTCAGATTGATATGACACGGCTCAACTGCAGTATCGAGTCAAAATAGGACAGTATTTGGCCTTGAATCTAATGATTTAGACGCTATAATCCATCGTAACAATACCCCTCCCGCTTCTCATTGGAACAGCGCACCGCGAGGGGTTACTCGTTTATGGGGTATAGAAATGCGCAACAGCCCTAAGGTCCGGTATAGCAAGCCTCCAACCACTTACCATGCCCAGATTAAGCAACTCCAGGCCCGAGGTTTAAACGTAGAAGACACAGAAGAAGCTGAGTTTTACTTATCACAGTTAAACTATTACAGGCTTGCCGCCTACTTTCTGCCATTTGAACAAAACCATTCAAATCATACATTTCAAGCTAACACCTCATTCGGCGACGTATTAAACCTGTATATATTTGACCGGGAGCTTAGGCTGCTTATACTAGACGCAATTGAACGATTTGAAGTTTCCCTGCGCACCCAGCTCGCTTACCACCTCAGCCATTCCTATAACACAGCACACCCTCATTTAAAGCCTGAGCTGTTTTTAAATCCATTGATATATGGTAGCAGTGTCAGTCAGTTAGCTAGGGATGTTAAGAATAGTAAAGAAGAATTTATCAAGCACTTAACGTCGAAATATGAAGAGCTAATGCCTCCAATCTGGGCAGTGGTTGAACTAATGACCTTAGGCAACCTATCTAAATGGTTTTCGAATATCAAACAGCGAAAAGATAGACAAGATATAAGCCGCATTTACAAACTGGATGAAAAGGTCATGACGTCGTTTTGTCAGCACCTATCTTTAATCAGAAATCACTCAGCACATCATGCGAGGCTCTGGAACCGAGATTTTACCAAAACCATGATGCTCCCCAAAAACGCGCCTGAAGCATTAAAGCAATCGTTGCATCTTCTTCCTGATAGCGATAGGCGCCTTCGCAAGCTCTACAATACTCTCACAATGACCGCAAACTTGATGGATATAATAGCGCCAGGCAACCAGTGGAAACTCAGGCTGAAACACTTAA
The Pseudoalteromonas viridis DNA segment above includes these coding regions:
- a CDS encoding Abi family protein; its protein translation is MRNSPKVRYSKPPTTYHAQIKQLQARGLNVEDTEEAEFYLSQLNYYRLAAYFLPFEQNHSNHTFQANTSFGDVLNLYIFDRELRLLILDAIERFEVSLRTQLAYHLSHSYNTAHPHLKPELFLNPLIYGSSVSQLARDVKNSKEEFIKHLTSKYEELMPPIWAVVELMTLGNLSKWFSNIKQRKDRQDISRIYKLDEKVMTSFCQHLSLIRNHSAHHARLWNRDFTKTMMLPKNAPEALKQSLHLLPDSDRRLRKLYNTLTMTANLMDIIAPGNQWKLRLKHLISQHNIDTSKMGFPDNWQERPIWC
- a CDS encoding nuclear transport factor 2 family protein, which encodes MLKTLSATLLLLVSTLTFAAGKDAPTINFSELQKSNWSEQELKNARLVTDFVQNLMNNHNFDYVLAHYNDSAYVQHNRNLPDKIPGLVGFLQEFVADYPDYSYDVKHIYADGDFVIFHSHATLDKDHRGNDQKGMNIIDTWRIEDGRIVEHWDSIQALDLSMRLYSLFSGGDIQNDNGVF